From the genome of Nicotiana tabacum cultivar K326 chromosome 17, ASM71507v2, whole genome shotgun sequence:
tttcataggcgaaacccagagcaagacccgctcaccaaccatgaatacaacatcacgaaccttccgatccgcataactattatgtctagattgggctgtacaaagtcgatcctgaatcaatttaaccttttccacggcatcctgaaccaagtttgtacccaatagcctagcctcgcccggttcgaaccaacccactggagaccggcatcgcctaccatataaagcctcatacggagccatctgaatgcttgactgataactgttgttgtaagcaaactccgcaagtggtaagaactgatcctaagcacccccaaaatctatcacacacgcacgaagcatatcctccagtatctgaatagtgcgttcggactgcccgttcatctgagagtgaaatgttgtactcaactctacccgagtacccaactcacgttgtactgccctctagaaccgtgatgtaaactgcgtaccccggtcagagatgatagatactggtacgccgtgaagtcggacaatctcgcGTATATAggttcgagccaactgctcggaagagtaggtagtcatcacaggaatgaaatgaactGACTTGGTTAATCTATAcacaatcacccaagctgcatcgaacttcctctgagtctgtgggagcccaacaacgaaatccataatgattctctcccatttccattctggaatctctaacttctaaagtaatccacccggtcattgatgctcatatttcacctgttgacaatttagacaccgagctacatactccactaagtctttcttcatccacctctaccaatagtgctgtctcaagtcctgatacatctttgcagcacccggatgaatggagtaccgcaaactgtgagcctcctagagaatcaactcacgcaagctaTCTACATTtggtacacatagcctgccctgcatccgtagtacaccgtcatctctaatagtgacttccttggcatcaccgtatTGAACTGTATCCTTGAGGAccagcaaatgggggtcatcatactgacgcttcctgatacgatcataaagagaggactgagaaaccatacaagccaaaactcgactcaaCTCGGacacatccaatctgacaaactgattggccaaggcctgaacatccaaggctaaaggcctctctgctaccggtaaatacgctaagctgcccaaactctccgccttatgactcaaggcatcgtccactacattggccttcccaggatgatagagaatggtgatatcataatccttaagcaactccaaccatctccgctgccgaaaattaagatccttctatttaaacagatgttgtagactccggtgatcagtgtagacctcacaatggacaccgtacaaataatgccgccaaatttttaaggcatgaacaatagctgctaactccaggtcatgtacatgataattcttttcatgcacctttaatggtctggacgcgtaggcaatcaccctaccatcttgcatcaacactgcgtcgagaccaatatgcgatgcatcacaatacacagtataagaccttgtACCTGTAGATAAtatcaatactggggctgtagtcaaagctgtcttgagcttttggaagctctcctcacattccccggtccacctgaatggagcacccttctgggtcaatttggtcatagatgcaacaataaaagagaaaccctttacaaatcggcgataataccctgccaaaccaaggaaactccggatttccgtaactgaggacggtctggaccaactctgcactgcttcaatcttcttcggatctaccttgatcccattgCACGAAActttatgacccaaaaatcccactgaatcaagacagaattcacactttgaaaattatgcatataacttcttctctctcaaagtctggagcacaaccctcaggtgttgctcatgatcttcccgactttggaaatacactagaatgtcgtcaataaacacaatgacgaaagaatcaagatagggctgaaatacactattcattaagtgcataaatgctgctggggcgttggtcagcccaaaaaacatcacaaggaaatcgtaatgaccgtaccgagtcctgaaagcagtctttgggatatctggctcccgaatcttcaactgatgatagcctgaacgcaagtcaattttagagaataccctggcaccctaaaggtgatcaaataggtcatcaatacgtggcaatggatacttgttcttcactgtaaccttgttcagctggcggtaatcaatacacattcgcatagaaccatctttcttctttacaaataagacaggagcaccccaaggcgatacactaggccgaatgaagcccttatcatgcaattcttgtaactgttcttttaattctttcaactctgctaggcccatacgatatggtggaatagaaataggctaagtaCCTGGTAataaatcaatatccctgtcgggtggcatacccggaagatctactggaaatacatcaggaaaatccattactacaggaactgactccataATAGGATTATCAATaataacatctctcacataggccagatacgcatcacaccccttcttaaccattcattgagctttaagaaatgaaacagccctgctaggaacatgatccgaggtacctctccactctagccgtggtaaacctagcatagccaacgtcaccgtcttggcgtaacaatcaagaatagcgtgatagggcgacaaccaccccatgcccaaaataatatcgaaatctaccatactaagcaataataaatcagctctggtctcaaaaccgctgataacaattaaacacgaccgatacacgcggtccacaataatagattcacccacgggtgtagatacataaacagaagaactcaaggaatcacgtgatacgcccaaatacggggcaaaataagatgacacataagaataagtggagcctggatcaaataagactgatgcatctctatgacagaccggaataatacatgtgataacaaaatcggatgcaacggcctctgtcctagcaggaagggcataatatctggcctagcctccccctctagggcgacctctacctgcccgacctccacctctagctggctgtgcaggtggtgtggcaactggtgcagtaattatggcctgagaagcctggagaccctgtggaataggtggggcctgagaaatccgtggaggtgcacccttcctaagtatggggcaatccctcatgatatgacgagtgtcaccacactcaaaaaagTCCCTCGGAGtacgtggctgctgggactggctcaggcctgatcgactagactgcccgctgaaagcaccccgcaaAGGAGGTACTGAaaacactggcggtgcataatatggaacttgaggtctgggagtagccggaataccactggaagctgtaagtgctgaatgaataggacgactcacataacctctaccataaCGGGCTGCAACTGGGCACGAGatttattatatgtgccagaatcgcggggtctcttagcttccctctcttccctctcccgagtccgcataccttccaatctcctagaaaTTGACACCAccttgttggtatgtgatgtccatctctaactctcgggccatactgtatctgataaTAGGgcggagaccctcaataaatctgcgaacccgctctcgaacaatagcaactaaggctggtgcatgcctagccaaatcactgaatcggactgcatactctaacacggtcatagaaccctggcgcagcttctcaaactctacgcgccatacatctctaagactctgaggaacatactcccttaagaacatatctgaaaattgagtccaagtaagtgaagctgcctcaaccggactatccaactcatatgcccgccaccactggtaggctgctcctctaaactggaatgtcgtgaaagaaaccccactagaatccacaatacccatagtacggaggatacagtgacattcctccagaaaattctgagcatcctctgaagctaaaccgctgaaagtgggagggtggtacttcttatacctctcgagcctgagctgctccccatctgaaactgttgtcctaatctcaggtcgaactgggacaactggatgcactggtataacctctagtccatggtcaacttgggcccgtggctctggagtacgggcggcgggagtctgtgctcctccctcggcctgagatgtggcaggagcaagtggaattaaccctgcctgagctagagtgccaaacatgctcaaaaactaggcaagagtctcctgaagtatAGGAGttgtaacaggcatctcaggtgcctgctctccaactggagctactggtggctctggtgtagcagctcgtgcaggtgctctggctgtaccACGTGGTCTGACTCGGCCTTTACCCCGTCCCCGGCCTCTTGCTGCTCcaatagggggcgcgggtgtctgatcatcagatctagttgtgcgtgtcctcaccatctgtgagagaatagaaagacaatggtttaaaattttgaagtcaacaaatacacacgataaggaatcaaagaagtgaatatttcctaacagttccatagcccctcgaagataagtacagacgtctccgtaccgatccgcaagattctactaaacctgcttgtgactcataacacctatgaacctagtgctctgataccaacttgtcacgaccccaaattccctccgtatgATATCGTGATGACatctaatctctaagactaggtaagcctatcaatgcggaataaaatttaaatcttaaataaataaactacaattcaagccattttaactcccaaaaccctgtagaaataagtcacaagtttctaaaaatttattctcaatgtctctatatatcaaggtctaaaaaaaataaggaagcaacataaaaatgatagaaggggactccggagtctgcggacgctggcagatatatctcaaagtctcctcgtacagctagtttactgatgcatggtctgataagatgtacctggatctgcacaaaaagatgtgcagaagcgtagtatgagtacaccacaacggtacctagtaagtgccaagcctaacctcggtagagtaatgatgaggtcaggtcagtccctactggagaataaataaagacaaggaaaaatgtttaaacaatttaataagataaaatgacaatggaaatgaatcaagtagtatgtcacatttaattaaaccaaataatgacaaataaatacctcgtggaaacaaaacagaatttcttttcaactttaagaaaaatcacaacaaaatcATAGGCAACTAcaaccataaatcaatatcaacaaaggcactaccgaggtactgccttgtAGTCCcatatcataaataaattcacaatatctcatttcattatctcaccgcgggagcctttacaatttattttaaagaaaacatattttccgaaatagcatcccgcgttttagccatccttatcacaccgcatgacttctagtagttccccctaccaGCCatgcatatcaagccacccttatctcaccgcatgtgtttcaatacccagacattataccaccacatgcgtatcaatatcacaatatatcataatttatatctcaagtgctcaaataatttaacttgccaaaataagtcaacaacaatatttttccataataaagagctcacgactcatgccaaaataaatcatcaataatatttttccacaataaagatctcacggctccatcacaatgagtacgaaaatcttacaaaaatattcaggaataaataattcaggaaaataatattttaaaatcttcaaTACGttacttcaatatcaaatttaaaaatgtcaaatacttcatattaataatatttaatttaaaaaaaatcaaccttcaaataatacacagaataaagaaaaccaagtttcaactaaaccggtaaaacaattagcacgaaaaggtcaaacaaatttaaggtatatatttcagatcaatgatgaagaatataacaagataaaataatttaataaatgcgcaacagtgatctacacaatttaaaaatataatctttcacatttagctcgtgtacacgactttcaacacatttcaataatcacatcaataccaatcctagagAAAAaatttcccacacaaggttagataagtcacttacctcgacttgctctaatttaaccaagtagtatgttTGTTCCTCGATTTTCTGATTCCGGACGACTCGTATccagtcataattaattcgatacagtcaacaaaaattatagaattaattctataagaaaatactacatttttcaataaaaatccgaaattaactcaaaaatggcccgtggggcccacgtctaggAATTcagcgaaagttacgaaatatgaatgcccattcaaccacgagtctaaccataccaaaatgactaaattccaataacagttcgatcctcaaatcctcaaatctatccaagatgattttcaaaattttccaacttaaatcaccaattaaatgttaaaaacagtgatggattcgggtaatctaaccaagattgagttaagaacacttaccctgatattttttctgaaaatctcccaaaaatagcctcaatccgagctccaaatcgttaaaaatggaaaatgggacgaccattttctgaacttaaacattttgtctagtggtttcttcttcgcgaacgcgacccttgcctcgcgttcgcgaagcacaaaaatgtgctgcccaactttcctcttcgcgaacgcgaaacttTGCAAACTCAGACCTTCGTGAACACGTCCcttacctcgcgaacgcgtagaacaaaagacTGGGGTTCCCAGCTGCCTcactctccttcgcgaacgcgacgtcactcacgcgttcgcgatgcacacactgccctacccttcgcgttcgcgtactcTCCTCCGCGAACACGTAGAACAAAAATCTCACCAGCTCAGAACACTCTTCGCAAACacgaaagaggaaaccagaaaaattgcagcagcagatatcaactatctcaccaaggccaaaaatgacccgttaacCATACGGAACATGCCCGAGCCCCTCAgggcctcaaccaaatataccaacaagtcctaatacatcatacgaacttagtcgagtcttcaaaacacatccaaaaacactaaaaacacgaatcacacatagattcaagcctaataaactttgaaacttttaatttctacaaacgataccgaaacatatcaaatcaagtccgattgacctcaaattttgcatgcaagtcataaatgacataacagagctatgaaaactttcgaaactggattccgaccccgatatcaaaaagtcaactctctggtcaaacttccaaacttaaatttctattttagtcatttcaagcctaatttaactacggacttccaaataaaatttcgaacacgctcctaagtccaaaatcaccatacagagctgttggaatcatcaaaattctattgcagggtcattttctcaaaatattgaccgaagtcaaacttaacaTTTTAAGgtcaacttaaggaaccaagtgttccgatttcaacccgaacactttcaaacccgaaccaaccatccccgcaagtcataaatttataaaagcacatacaaAGAGTTTTATTTAGGGTAACAAAgttctaaaagtaaaaatgacCGATtggaatacaaaaaaaataaattctagCAAATTTCCTTGGGTTCACTCGGTCGAGATGCGCAAAAGATCATATAATAAACGGATGCAACTCCATCAAATACCATTGAAACAATGAGTCCCTCAAAAACAAATTTCTTTTATATAACTTGTTTCTATTTAGGGTACGTGCAAAACATAAATATAaggaaataataataaagaaagttAGGTACCAATGTACGTGCAGGTAAGGATTCTTACATGgttaaaataacaaaatatttaatagctaaaattttatttgatttcatACTCCTAGTTATAAGGAAaacaattaaatgactattttgtctaactTGAACTCTATTTTCTAAGGTAAAAAATGCGAACAATGTTTCACTAagggctttcgtgcttttaatataatatagatacgTTAAGAAATTATATAGaacttatattattttttacaTGCATTTGCATAATATTGGCATGAGCTATTTAAATTGAGTAACATGGTCTGTCAGGATTCATATAACCGACCTTAACTTATTTGAAATTGAAGCACAACTGTATTCATGACTTAATTGCATTATCATAAGTAGtgtttaaaaggcgtgggcggaAGGCGAGACGTTTTATatatgcctcagcgaggcgtaagccccgaggcacggGGCAATAGCCTCATGGGTATTTAATCTTTAATATTTAATAAAACAATATAAagcattaaatatttttaaataggtaaaattacataaaaatagaagaaaactatatatatatatatatatatatatatatatatatatatatgagagagagagagagagagagagagagatctgCACATCCCCACTAATAACTAGTCAAAATAATCCTTGTACGCTACTTACTAGCACATGCAACTTGAgttgaaaagaataaagttttctacataaggagcaaaaaggatgattaacctgcaatttgaactttgtaCTTGTTGCTATGGATGAAAATTGAGTTTCTAGCAATAAAaaaaggtttgacttttaaatttgatatttcagttctttttaaaacttttgattatTATAAGCTGACTTTTGAGATTTTGGGTATAATACTAAGGActtattcaataaattttattttaatttgaaaaagtcacTTTGGCTTAGGGATGACAATGAGACGGTGTAGTTACGGGACGGGGCAGGttctagtttttttaaaaaaaagattaatGCGGGGCGGGGCGGGTCGCGGGGTGTGTCTTTTATTTATTGAACTAAAACCTAAAACGTCCAATCTTCTTTGACTGTTGGGTTCCCCTTGAGATGTGTGTTTTCAGAATCTATTTGTTTAACCCATGAAACCTGCAAAAATTTTAAAGAACATATACGTTTAGTATTCTTCAAACTTTTAaacataattcacaatttaagGAATTAATTTTGAACCAAATTAATTTATCCTATTTCTCTCTCATCACTAATCTAAACTTACCATATCTATAAAAGTTCCCCTAACATATTGATGCtagaattttcatttttcattatgCAAACAGTCTAAATAAATCCACATTTTTATTCTGTGTTCGAagttgtgtgtgtatatatatatatatatatatatatagtgaataTATTATGTATATTTGCTTATACCGAAATCATTTAATGTGTATTCAAtgtataattttgtatatatgaCGTTTAAACAAATATACATATTCGATATACGTATTATGTGTATTTAATGTATAAATTATATACATTTGATGAGATCTATATATAGTTTAAATATATTTGACATGCGAAATATATACTACGTATATGtgatatattatttattttatgtatattatgTACAAATAACATAACATATATGTTTATAAATATACTATTATGATATTGGAACAAACACATTTTTATGGAAATAACTTTAAGTTTACAGATGcacaaaatatttataatgttcATTAATCTAATTATATTTTTCTAACTATATAGTGCTACTTTCCTTTGGAGGATTCGTACATGTGTTTTGGTTGTGACATTAATGTAGAAGAGAAATGTGTATTGAatgtaattaaatgggttgtcaAACGTTTTGGTAAAGAAGAGTATTAATAGGACTAATTTCGGTAATTAATAGGACTGATTTTCGGTCAAACAGAGAATCCCTTTGTTTGATTGAAATCTGTTCACACATGTGAAAAACTTGATTTTTTGTCTAGCATTATACGTTTAAAGTGAAATTTGTTTAAATAAAACAAGACATCGATGAAGAAAATCAAGTTTTGGCACTATGAATTATGATTGCAACTACTGgccaaaagaaaagggagagacaattttttttttaaaaaaaatctattgTGGCGGGGCAAGTGGACGCGGGTGTGAGTGTGGGACGGGTGAACGCGGGTTTAAGTGCTATGCGGGGCGAGGCGGGTTGAAATTTTGCGAGTTAAGACAGAAACCGCCTCGCACCCGCATCGTCTGCCATTCCTACTTGGGCTTATGCCTCACTGCAAAAACTCGCCTTAACGCCCGGACGTACGTCCTGAACGCCCCGAgcatacgcctcttgagactttcgctcCGCACCATCGCCTCAGGGCATTTTCGGTGCGTCTCGCCCCCAGGACTTGCCCcgaaaatgccttttaaaacactgattatAAGTTGTGGCCGCTACAACTTCAATCTTATATATGACTCATAATTGTGTAACAATGCAGACGTAGACAGGATAAACTCATTTTTGAGCGAGTGTGGGTCAACCTTTAACCGCACCAAGTGGAATTTGGGACGCAACAGAATACGCACTTTAACTGCTATAATGAGAAACTAACCGAGATATACACCAATAGACTGAAGATTGACAACAAAAACAATAACAACTACGCCCCAGTCGACAAAATAATGCCCCTTAAGCAACGAAAGCAGGACTGAAGTAACCAAGTATTTAGCACTATAGTGCTCATTAATGCAAATGCAAATAGATGTTAAAATCTCATAGTTCTCAAAGTACGAACTGAACTTCATTCCTCTAAGAACTCAGCAGCTGAAAGCAATAGGATTTACACATTAGGCAAGCAGGGTGCAAGAAAGCTGAACATCTCGTTTCTTCCGCGTTTCTGGCATGGGATTTTATTTACCATAGCTTTTAGACAGCTAATAGCTAAGCCGAGACAGCTCACAAAGGTCGTTTCAGATAAGATTCCCATCATATTCAGTCTACGGTGAAGGAGAGAAGGCACCTAACACGTTCACCCTCTAACTTCCATCCGTCATTAGTAATCTTAATTCGTTTTCCCTATTCACCAGTACGCTGCGTGCTACAACTAGTAGCCGTTTTATTGTCAATTGTTCATTGTAGCACTTACCCTAAAACACTGCATTGAATTTCATTCACATTATGCATGCCCTAAATTCTCAGCTGTGTGCAGGCAAGGATTGTCCCTCTGCACCTTGTCATTGGAGCAACCTTACGCCACACCAACCTCTCATTTCCAAGCGTCAATACATCAACATCAGACAACACTTTGATGTTACAATTCCAATGCTCCGGTCCATTAACCCCTCCAACTATATAAATATCATCTCCAAGCCCTATCATAGCAAACCCAATTCTTCTACGAAACTCAGATGCTGAAACTACCATCTCTCTTACTTCTTTTTCCTGCTTGTAAATGAACCAATTGCTCATAACATAAAGCTTTTCCCTAACGACAGTCATTGGACCCTGGAGCCAAGAATACTCGTGAACGGTCCAACCATGCTTGACATTTTCCAAAACCTGAATAGTCGATAAACCTTTATGCAAGACATGAACTTTACTGCCAACAACCACTCCTGAGCATGCGGAATTGTGCGCGTGATGGAGATCGGGTAATTGAACCCAGACATCCTTTTCTGGATCATAGATTTCCGCGTTATATATTGATTTCCTGTAGTTAGTAAAACCCCCTGCAACAATTATCTTCCCCTCCAACACGCAACAAGCAAACATGGCACGAGGGAAAATCATAGATGCACACCGATTCCACACACGTGTTACAGGGTCATATGACCAGACCTCATCAGTCGCGAAAATCCCATCTTGGTCACCTGTCAATGGATCCACAGCATCACTGCCACCGCCTAAAACAAACAGCTTTCCAGCAGTAGAAGCGACACTGAAGCGAGCAAGATGACTGATGTTTGAGGGGAGAATAGGGAGA
Proteins encoded in this window:
- the LOC107808879 gene encoding F-box/kelch-repeat protein SKIP30, producing MTALIEGLPNAVALRCIARVPFHLHPKLELVSHSWRAAIRSAELFKARKEVNSSEEFLCVFAFEPENLSQLYDPMHDRWITLPILPSNISHLARFSVASTAGKLFVLGGGSDAVDPLTGDQDGIFATDEVWSYDPVTRVWNRCASMIFPRAMFACCVLEGKIIVAGGFTNYRKSIYNAEIYDPEKDVWVQLPDLHHAHNSACSGVVVGSKVHVLHKGLSTIQVLENVKHGWTVHEYSWLQGPMTVVREKLYVMSNWFIYKQEKEVREMVVSASEFRRRIGFAMIGLGDDIYIVGGVNGPEHWNCNIKVLSDVDVLTLGNERLVWRKVAPMTRCRGTILACTQLRI